The sequence TCGATAATCGACAGCCCATGGCTGGGCGCTTCAGATAATCGGATATTCCGCGGAATAATAGTTTTGTAAACTTTTTCGCGGAAATATTTTTTAACTTCATCGACTACTTCATAGCCAAGGTTTGTCCGTGCATCGAGCATAGTCAATAAAACACCCTCGATTTTTAAATCTGGATTAAAATGTTTTTGGACCAGACGAACCGTATTTAATAATTGGCTTAAACCTTCTAAAGCATAATATTCACACTGCACTGGAATTAAAATCGTATCGCTCGCTGTGAACGCATTGATCGTCAAATGCCCTAATGAAGGCGGACAGTCAATTAGAATGTAATCATAATCGTCTGAAACTTTCGCCAGCGCCTGCTTCAGTCTTGTTTCCCGAGCCATTTGGTTGGTCAATTCAATCTCTGCTCCAGCCAACTGTATAGTAGCCGGTACTACCCATAAATTTTCTCTTGAAGAAGGCAAAACCACTTCTTCAATCGGCGTTTCATTGACCAGAATGTCGTAAATATCTTTTTCAACGTCCACTTTACGCACACCTAGCCCACTTGTTGCATTTCCTTGAGCATCGATATCAACCAGTAAGATCTTTTTACCAGAATAAGCTAAACAAGCGCCCAAGTTAACTGTTGTAGTTGTTTTCCCAACTCCGCCTTTTTGATTTGCGACTGCTATAATTCGTGCCATTCTTTTCCCTCCGTTTGTGATCCTCGTCGTTTGCTCTCATGTTCTTGATATAAAAAAAGGGAAAGAATACGCATGCGCATCTTTCCCTTACGCATTTGTTCAAAATGATCTATCATTTATCGCTCTTTATTCACTTTTGATCGTCTCAGATGCTGCAGACGTTTTTCGGGTACCGCTTCCGTTTTGGATGCTTATTGAAGCGCTAGACAAGAACTTTTTCTAGCAGCTTTCTTCTATAAAGGATTCTTATTAGGTGTTCCTGGTTTTCTTGGGTATTTTTTTGGCGTTTCTTTCTTTTTATCAATTAGTAGAACATGACGTTCGCCAGCTTCTTTCGGAAGTTCAAAAACAAACTCTTCCCGGAACTTGCCGCCCAATGTAGCAAGCGCTTTTTGTCCTTCTTTCATCTCTTCATCGCTATTGCTAGCCTTCAAAGCGATAAATACACCGCCTTTTTTGACTAACGGTAAGCAAAGTTCAGCTAATACGCTCATACGAGCCACAGCTCTAGCCGTCACAAAATCAAACGATTCACGAAACTGTTTGTTTTGTCCAAATGTTTCAGCACGGTCATGGTAGAAGTGTACACCTTCTAATTCTAATTTCTCAGCTAAAGTCGTTAAAAATTGGATTCTTTTATTTAAAGAATCGACAATGGTTACTTCTAATTGAGGAAAAATAATTTTTAGGGGGATGCTCGGAAACCCAGCACCAGCACCTACATCACATAAGCTTTGGACCCCTTTGTTAAAATCCACATACAACCCAGCAGTTATTGAGTCGTAAAAATGCTTTAAGTAGACTTCTTCTTGTTCCGTAATAGCTGTTAAATTAATTTTTTCATTCCATTCCTGTAATAAGACCAAATAGTGATCAAACTGTTGCATTTGCTTCTCCGTAACGTCAATCCCTTTATCGTGAAGGGCTTTTTTAAACTCTTCTGGATTCATAAAGACAACTCCTTTTGATAGTGTGAAACACTATTTTGTTTCACAGGTTCATCTGTATAACTGTATAACAAAACTAGTCTAAGTGCAATGCTTAATCAAAACTTTTATTTCTTTTTTGCCAAAAAAGAGAGCTGTTTAAGCCATTAAAATAACCACAAACACAATAAATGAGAATTTAATGAATATAAAGTTTGACTTTGGTGTGAATAGCAGTTAGAATGTTTTTAATAGTCTGACAACGACAAATGAAAAGGAGTTGCTTTATATGAAAACGACGAAAATGAATCAAACCACTAACTGTTCTACTATGAAGACAACTCTAGTCATTATTAACTTATTGATTTGACCCAGGATTCGAACTATTCATTTAGTTGAGTCCTTGTTTACGTACACTGGGCTCAATCATCTGTTAATAGATGAGACAAGCCTTTGTAACTCAAAGGCTTGTCTTTTTTTTATAGGGTGAATAAAATTTGGGACCATCATAAGCTGCGTTGTCAGGAAATTACAAACACTATTTTATTTGGAGGCGAAGAAGAATGAAAAATTATTTAGTCGATCGTATGTACAAAGCATCATCCGGGGTTGCAAATGCTATTTTTGTAACGATTGGAATTGGTTTATTACTCGAAACCATCGGCAACATGACTGGCCTCGCTATTTTAGTGACGATCGGAACGGCTACAAAAATGTTGATGGCGCCGGCGATTGGTGCGGGTATCGCCATTATGCTGGGAGCCAACACATTAACCGTCTTTAGTGCGATGGCTGCTGGTACGATCGGAGCAGGTGCTGTTCACATGACCGCTGAAGGCGTCTTAGCTATTGCAACTGGGGAACCGATCGGTTGTTTGATTGCAGCGACGATTGCTACTTTTGTCGGCAAACGCATCTCTGGAAAAACGCCTTTAGATATGATGGCTATTCCCATTACAGCTATATTAGCTGGAGGAGTCGCTGGCTATTACTTAAACTTTGTTATTGCGCCATTATTAAATACTGTCAGTGCTTTTATTTCAGCGTCTGTTTCTGGATCTCCTATTATCGGAGCAGCCATTATCTCGGTTGTAGGCGGGCTGGTTTTGATGTCGCCGGCTTCTTCTGCAGCAATTGCGATTGCTTTGAATTTAGACCCCGTTTCAAGTGCGGCTATGCTAGTTGGTACAACGAGTATGTACATGGCTTTTTCATTCGTTTCTATGCGACAAAATGATCTTGGCGGATTTTTAGCTCAATTTGTTTGTACACCTAAAGTGCAATTGCCAAATATCGTTAAAAACCCAAGGGTATTGATCGGGCCAATCGTAGCAGCAGCTGTGGCTGCACCACTTGCTACAGTGATTCTAGGTTTTACAGCTCCTAGCGCCCTTGGCGGACTTGGATTTTGTTCATTGATCGCGCCTTTGAATATTTTGGCAGCTCAAGGATTTGTTGGTTTTGGTGTTTATATGTTAGCCGGTGTTTTAGTACCCATTGCTATTGCCGTCGTGGTCAATACAGCTATGGAAAAAGTTAAATGGGTCAACAAAGGCGACTTGGCACTTGTTGTAGAATAAAAACTTGCCCTTTGACTCAATACAAATAAAAGAAAGAGAACAGACGTTGATGTCTGTTCTCTTTCTTTTCGGTTATAAGATATGGTCCCTACTGGGCTCGAACCAGCGACCCCTACCTTGTCGAGGTAGTGCTCTCCCAACTGAGCTAAGGAACCAAAAGTGGTTTGTCAACATGGATTGCTGGCAAAAACACCGATATTCTTATTATAGGCGAATAGAAACGTTAAGTAAAGCCTTTTCGCGTTATACTGCACAATAAAACCCTGACTTTGCAAAGTCAGGGCATTTTTATTAAATTCTATCATTTTAGTATTGGTAAGTGAAATGCTTGCATGCTACAGATTTGAAATTTCTGGAGGAATAGTGTCTGCTTGTAGCCATGAAGAGAATTCAAGCCTCCAAGCGGTCCCATGGCTTTCTACAAGCAAACACATAAATTCCGGAAGAAATTTCGTCCCTCACGAGTTACCAATACAATTTGTCAAACAGCCGTTTATTATACTTGAACTTTTGCGATTTTCCCTTGTTCTACGTAAACCATTAAGATTGAAATATCTGCTGGATTCACACCGCTGACACGACTTGCTTGAGCAATCGTTTCAGGACGGATTTGAGTTAATTTCTGTTTAGCTTCAGTAGCTAACCCATTAATAGCAAGATAATCAATATTTTCAGGGATACGTTTGTTTTCCATGCGTTTTAATTTATCTACTTTTTGATTAGCTTTTTTGATATATCCTTCATATTTCACTTGGATTTCTATTTGCTCTTCTACATCTTTAGGAAGACTTTCGGCTAAAGGCGCAAAAGTAAGAATATCCCAATAAGATAATTCCGGACGACGTAAAAAATCAATGGCTAAAATACCGTCTTTTAATGGAGCGATATTTTTTTCAGCTAAAAAGGCTTGGATCTCATCCGTTGGTTTTAAACGAGTCGTGCTTAAACGTTCCAATTCCTTTTCAACTTGTATTTTTTTCGTTAAACAAGTTTCATAGCGTTCTTTTGTCGCCAGACCCAGTTGGTACCCAATTTCTGTTAAACGAAAATCAGCATTGTCATGACGCAGCAATAACCGGTATTCAGCGCGAGAAGTCAATAAGCGATAAGGTTCACTTGTTCCTTTCGTTACCAAATCGTCAATCATTACACCAATATATCCCTCACTCCGCTTCATCACAAAAGGCTCTTTGCCTTGGACTTTAAGAGCTGCATTGATACCAGCCATTAAACCTTGACCAGCCGCTTCTTCATATCCAGAAGTTCCATTCATTTGTCCAGCAGTAAAAAGATTTTCAACGGTCTTCGTTTCCAATGATGGACGCAATTGATGAGGAACAACAACATCGTATTCGATGGCATAGCCGGTCCGCATCATTTCGGCATTCTCTAAACCAGCAATAGAATGCAGCACATCCTCTTGGACATCTTCTGGAAGCGAACTAGATAAACCTTGGACGTAAACTTCTTCTGTGTTGCGGCCTTCAGGTTCTAAGAATAGTTGGTGTCTCGGTTTATCACTGAAGCGAACTACTTTGTCTTCAATAGAAGGACAATACCGAGCGCCTACTCCTTCAACGATTCCAGTAAACATTGGCGCACGATGCAAATTAGCTTGAATAATGCTGTGAGCTGTTTCATTGGTATAAGTCAACCAGCAAGACAATTGATCTTTCAAATAAGCACTGTCTGGTGTTTCATAGCTGAAATGGTTGGGTTTTTCATCTCCAGGTTGTTCGGCCGTCACACTATAATCGATCGTTGAAGCTTTAATACGCGGTGGTGTACCGGTTTTAAACCGCTCTAGTTCAAATCCATGTTCCAGCAAACTTTCTGATAGTTTAATGGACGGTTGTGAGTTGTTTGGACCTGAAGAATACTTCAATTCTCCTATGATGATTTGACCACGTGAAGATGTGCCCGCTGTTAAAATAACCGCTTCTCCGCGGTAAATAGCGCCTGTATTCGTGATGATCCCTTTACAAACTCCCTCTTCAACAATCAATTCTTCAACAATCCCTTGTCTCAATAGCAAGTTTTCAGTTTTTTCAAGTGTACTTTTCATCTCATTTGCGTACATAAATTTATCCGCTTGGGCGCGTAAAGCTCTAACAGCTGGCCCTTTGCCTGTATTCAGCATCCGCATTTGGATATAAGTTTTATCTATATTACGTCCCATTTCTCCGCCTAAAGCATCGATTTCGCGGACAACGACACCTTTAGCTGGCCCACCAATCGATGGGTTACACGGCATAAACGCAACCATATCTAAATCAATGGTAATCAATAAGGTACTGCTTCCCATTCTGGCTGCTGCTAAAGCTGCTTCCGAACCTGCGTGTCCCGCTCCAACTACGATGACGTCGAAACTACCTGCTTCATATTGTTGCATCAAATCATTCCTCTCGTTTAGTCAGTCAAATTAATTACTTTCTTCTATAGTAAAGTTAAATAATGTTCGTATCTTGTTAATTGAGCTGCGCTCTCTAGCTCTCCGGAAAAAAGAAGAAATGATCCTCAAGGCTTACAGCCTTTTGCGGGAACTTTTCTATTTTTCTGTCAGAGCTGAACAGAACGCTCCGCATATTATCTTTATTTTCCTAAACAGAATTGGCTGAAAAGTTGGTTGAGCAGTTCATCTTGAACGCTGTCTCCTGTAATTTCGCCCAACAGATCCCAGCAACGGGTCATGTCCATTTGCACAAGATCTACCGGCAGTCCTGCCTCAATGCCTGTGATCACATCATCCAGTGCCGATTCAGCGTCATTCAGCAAAGCAATATGGCGGACGTTTGATACATAAGTGGCATCCCGTTCTCCTGTGTTGCCGGCAAAGAATAAAGCTGCTATTTTTTCTTCTAAGAGATCGATTCCCGATTTCGTCAAAATCGATGTTTTAACAATAGAATCGGAATCGACCAACGTTTCTAATTTGTTCAAATCTAATTGATTCGGTAAATCAACTTTATTTAAAATAACGATACGGTGGTTTTGGTTCGTCGCTTCAATCAATAAAAGGTCTTCTTCAGATAATGGCTCATTTTGATTGAAAACCAGCAACACTAAATCGGCTTCTTTCAACGCTTGTCGGCTGCGTTCGACTCCAATGCGTTCGACAATGTCTTCTGTTTCACGAATGCCGGCTGTATCAACCAGTTTTAACGGAACTCCTCTGACATTGACGTATTCTTCAATCACATCACGTGTCGTTCCGGCAATTTCCGTGACGATGGCTTTTTCTTCTTGTAAAAGAAAGTTCAATAAACTAGATTTTCCGACATTAGGGCGTCCGATAATGGCTGTCGCCAGTCCTTCTCGTAGGATTTTCCCTTGGCTAGCTGTTTGCAATAACTGCTGGATATGCGCTTTTACTTGAGTTGCTTTTTCAACTAGTAATTGAGACGTCAGCGTTTCGACATCATCGTATTCAGGATAGTCAATGTTCACTTCTACTTGTGCCAATGTATCTAGGATATCTGAACGCAGACTCCGGATCAGGCTAGATAAGTTGCCATCCAGTTGCTGTAAAGCAACGTGCATCGCTTTATCTGTTTTTGCCCGGATCAAATCCATCACAGCTTCAGCTTGTGATAAATCAATTCGTCCATTTAAAAAAGCACGTTTGGTAAATTCTCCAGGTTCAGCTAGACGAGCACCCTGCTGCAAAACAACTTGCAGTACTTGGTTAACAGAAGTAATGCCGCCATGACAGTTGATTTCAATAATGTCTTCACGTGTAAAAGTTTTAGGAGCCAGCATGACTGAAATCATCACTTCATCCACCACTTCATTCGTCTTTGGATTTTGGATATGACCATAATGAATCGTATGGCTTTTTTGTTCGGCTAAAACTTTTGCTCCTGAACGATAAACACGATCAGCAACTTCTACTGCATTTTCTCCACTTAAACGGACAATACCGATAGCACCCTCACCAGGAGGCGTTGAAATGGCTGCGATTGTTTCAAATTCTAATGACAAACTCCTTCACTCCTTATTAATTTTTTGCACGAAAAAAGTGCCCACTCCACCCCTTTGCTTTTGACAAATGGAATGGATAAAGCACTTTGACTACTTTTATCATTCAGATAAGTTTAATTTTATGGTTTAGTTTCTATTTCTTGTTGCTCCGTTAAGACTATACAAGTTCTCTAACTATTTGTCAATAATTTCGGTTCACTTTTTTTAGCAAGTTAAGAATAAGTTCTATCTATTGAAAAAACTCTTCATTAGTTTAATCGTTTAAAAAATGAGATAAACTGCTTGGTGGCTTTTTTATATAGAAAAAGTTCGTTTCAAGGCTAGCAGAAAACTAAAGTCTTCCTATAGAAGATGCGCAAACGATCTTGCTCTTTTGCTTTTTCCCATTTTAAAACAAAAAACAACTCCTTATTACATTACAATGCTTTAGTTAAAAACCTAAAAACATTGTTATTTAAACCTAAACAGCCTCTCTTTTTTCGATTGTCCTCCTTTTTTTTATAAAAAATCGAGTGATTTTTGATTTTTCAGTGAAAATCAGAACCTTAGTTTACGAATAATGCATTAACATATCGAACAGATTACAAAGAAAGCCCTATCTTACAAAAAATGCCGATTTGTCGTTTTTTCGACAAAAAAAGGCCCAAATAATACAAACAGGATAAGAAAGCATAACGATTAGCGTAATGCCTTTATTTTTTCAATATTCGTGGTAGGATAGCAAATGTTGAAGGAACGAGTCCTTCAGAGACCTTTAGTCGTATAACATACAATTGAATATGTCGTCCGAAACTACAGTCATATGCTCTTAACGAAATATAGTCAATAAAACTATTAGGAAATAAAAAGGAGAGTAAAAATTAATGTCTAACTTTAAATCAAAATTATTTATCGCAGGTGCTACTTTAGCTTTAACAGGAGTCGTAGCTGTTTCAAACCCAACCCAAGCCTCAGCAGCAGAATTTGAAGCTACTACTTGGGAAGCTCGTTCAGTAGATGATATTAAACAAGATATCCAAAATAACGAAGATGGCAGCACAGAATACACTATCCAATGGGGAGATACATTATCTTCTGTAGCAGCTGCTACAGACAATTCCCTTAATGCATTAGTCGATATCAATGATATCAATAACGCTAATACAATCTATAGCGGCAACACGATTCATTTATCAGCTGATCATTCAACCGTGACCATTGAAAATGAAGATGAAGTTGTGAGCTACGATGTGAGCCAACCTGAAGAAGCGGTTGAAGTAGAAGCTCCACAAGAAGAAACACAAGCGCCAGTAGAAGAAGCGCAAGCTCCAGCAGAGGAAACAACTCTAGCACCCGTTGAAGAAAAAACGGAAGAACCAGCTGCAGCCCCTGTTGAAGAACAACCAGCAGAAACACAAACAGCTGAACCAGCAGCACAATCTGGCCAAACAGTCTCCGTTGAAGCTACTGCTTATTCAACTAACCAACCTGAATTAAGCGACACAACAGCTACAGGAATCAATTTAAATGAAAATCCTAATGTTATTGCTGTAGACCCAAGTGTTATTCCTTTAGGATCAACGATTACTGTCCCAGGATACGGTACATTTATTGCTGGCGATACAGGTAGTGCTATTCAAGGAAACCGCATCGACATTCACATGACTGACTTAAACCAAGCAATGAACTTTGGCAGACAAACATTGAATGTACAAGTTTCAAACTAATTTGTAACAAAACGGCTTGAAACTGCAAAAACAGATATAAACAACCCCCAATGATGTCCAGTATACATCTTGGGGGTATTTTTTTGCCTTTTTTTAGAATTAGAATAAAATAAAATCGGTTCACTGCAAGCAATTACCTCAAATCTAAACGGTCTTTCTTTCACAGTTTTCATTAAGCAAACCATACTGCAGTTGTTCCTAAAGAAATGATTAAGATTCGTTTTTTCCTTTGCCGAATGTGCTAAACTATAAGGGAAATAAAGAAATGCGAGGCAACTTACATGAACAAATTCACTGAGATTTATTTAACGATTGAAGCGGCTATTTTGAATCAGGTTTATTCAGCGGGAGACCTCTTGCCGAGTGAAAACGAACTAGCAAAAAAATACGCAGTGTCCCGCGAAACCATTCGGAAAGCCTTATCTTTATTATTGGAAAATGGGTACATTCAAAAAAAACAAGGCAAAGGATCGATTGTTTTGGATGTGAAACGCTTTGACTTTCCCGTTTCTGGCTTGACGAGCTACAAAGAATTGCAAACGGCTCAACACATCAACAGCCAAACGATCGTTACAAAAAATATCCATACTCCATTGCCAGATGCTTTGGCCAAACATTTGAAACTGCCAGAAGGAACGCCAGCTATTTATGTTGAAAGACAACGGCAAGTGAATGGAGAAGTGGTGATTTTAGACAAAGATTACCTTTTAGCTTCGGTCATTTCAGACATGCCTGATGCTGCTGCTCATGATTCTCTCTACACCTATATTGAGCAAACTTTAGGATTAGTGATCGGCTATGCTCAAAAAGAAATCACTGTTGAACCAGCTACCGCCGAGGATCACCTTTTAATGGATCTGCATGATGAGGATACGCATGTCGTAGTGGTCCGAAGCGATGTTTATTTGGAAGACACAACACTCTTCCAGTATACCGAATCCCGTCACCGCTTAGATCGATTCCGCTTCGTTGAATTTGCCCGACGCAGAAACCCAAGCGAAACTCTTTAAATAAAGGAATCAAAATAATAGCCTTATCCTATACAAATAAAAAAAACTGTAGAGTGCATGATGAATTGCGCCCTACAGTTTTTTTATGATTGCGATTTGATGAGTAGACCAACTACTCTACTTACTTATTCTGTGATCTTACTACAAACCTGTTAGACGATTCGTCGTGCATAGTACAGCTATTTTGAAAGAATTTTTCTATTTGATTTCTCTTATTCATATAATTTGTACTGTGTTCTTATGTACCGTATGGATAGAATTTTTTCATCCTTATCATATCGCCTTCAAAATGGGTTTGCATACCTTATGTCGCGTTTTATTATACAGTTAAGGTACGCATCTGGATTTTGCGTGCCTCAAGTCGGGGCTTATTGTCCAGTTAAGGTACGTATCCGGGTTTTGCGTGCCTTAAGTCGAATCTTAGCGTACAGTTAAGGCACACACATATCCATTTGAAGCTTCTGGAGACTACCAAGGCTCCAGGAGGTTCTATGACTTTCCACAAGAAAATACGTGAATTCCAGAGGAAATTACATGCCTTACGAGCCCACCAACACTATTTTATAGTTAAATAAAAAAGCTTTAAATCAAAGTTTTTAAACTTCGATTTAAAGCTCTTTCTCTTTTTGTGATCTTTTATTTACGCTTCAAAATAAAAAGCGATCGTTTCGTAAGGTTCCAGTGTCAACATCTCGGTCAATTCTCGTTTCTCACCGTTGCCGATCAAATAGCGGCATTTGCGATTTAAGAATTCTTCCGGGATCTCAACACTTACTGGTTCAGCATAAAAATGATTTAATACCAACAATTGTTCTCCTTGGTATTCTCTGACATAACCATAAACACTTGGATGATCCATCAAGATTCCTCGATAACTGCCTTCAGAGATAATTTTCATCTCTTTCCGCAAACGAATCAACTGTTTATAATAGTTTAAAATCGAGCCGGTTGCTTGTTCTTGCTCCACATTGATACTATGGAAATTCTCAGCTACTTTCAACCATGGTTTACCAGTTGTAAACCCTGCATGCAAGTCATTGTTCCACTGCATAGGCGTTCGGCTGTTGTCACGAGATTTCACTTTAATGATCTCCATTGCTTCTTCATGCGACAACCCTTTTCCCACCAATTCAGCATAAGCATTATATGTTTCTATATCAACATAATCCTCTAACTCTTCGAAACCAGGATCGGTCATCCCGATCTCTTCGCCTTGGTAAATATAAGGCGTTCCACGCAGCAAATGCATCGTTTGCGCTTGTAAGGTAGCTGAAGCTTCAAAGTGGTTAACAGGGTCTCCAAAACGGCTGATGCCCCGCGGTTGGTCATGGTTGTTCCAAAACAATGCGTTCCATCCATTGCCTTCCGACATGCCGACTTGCCATTCATCTAACAACTGTTTCAATTTCATAAAGTCAAACGGCATCAAACTCCATTTTTCTCCATTCAAGTAATCAACTTTTAAATGATGAAAACTAAAAACCATCGATAATTCTTCGTTTTCAGGATTTGAATAAGCTACACCATTTTCTACAGTCGTTGAAGACATTTCTCCAACAGTCATTGAGTCTTTTACATGTCCAAATGTTTTTTGGTTCAACTCATGGATAAACTCGTGAGCAATCGGCCGGTCGGTATACAATGATTTGCCTACGTTGTCTTCCGCATCAACCAACACTTCCTCTTTTCCAATCACATTGATAACATCAAATCGGAATCCGGTCACGCCTTTTTCCAGCCAAAAATTAACCACTTCATATAATTCTTTACGAACTTCCGGGTTGCGCCAGTTTAAATCAGCTTGAGTAACGTCATAAAGATGCAAGTAGCACTTTCCGGTATCTCCAAATGGTGCCCAAGCCGGGCCGCCGAACTTGGAAACCCAGTTGGTCGGATAAGAACCATCAGCTTTGGGCTCTCTTAAAATATAATAATCTTGGTACTTCTTATCGCCGGCTAATGCTTTTTGAAACCACTCATGCTCAATGGATGTGTGGTTCAGAACCATATCCAGCATAATTTCCATTTGGTGCTTTTTAGCTTCTGAAACGAGCACTTCAAAGTCTTCCATCGTTCCAAATAAAGGATCAATTTCAGTATAATTGGAAATATCATACCCATTATCTTTTTGCGGTGATGAAAAGAAAGGGTTCAGCCAGAGCATATCCACATCCAAACTAGCCAAATAAGGGATTTTTTCAATAATTCCCTTTAAATCTCCAACTCCATCTCCATCTGAATCCTTAAAAGACTTCGGATAAATTTGATAAACGACTTTTTCGTGAAACGTACTCAATGTTATTCCTACTTTCTAAAAAATTATTGTCCTAATTCTGGTTGACTCGCTTCAATTGCTTGATCTGATTTATTAAAGATATTGTATTTGCGGAACACGACTGTTAAGGCAAACGGCACTACAATAGCAATCACCATACAAATAATGAATACGAACCAGTATTGGTTTTGGATTGAAAGAATCCCTGGCAGACCGCCGACTCCAATTGAGTTGGCTGTGACATTAAAGATCGTCGAAACCATTCCAGCAAGACCGGAACCGATCATTGCAGCTACAAATGGGTAAACGTATTTGATGTTGATCCCGAACATTGCAGGTTCTGTTACACCTAAGTAACAAGAAATCGCTGCCGGAATAGAAACTTGTTCTTCTTTTTTATCGCCGCGGTGAAGGAAAATAATCGCTAATACAGCTGAACCTTGGGCAATATTAGATAAAGCGATCATTGGCCATAAATTGGTTCCGCCATAGTCAGCGATCAGTTG is a genomic window of Carnobacterium sp. CP1 containing:
- the treC gene encoding alpha,alpha-phosphotrehalase — protein: MSTFHEKVVYQIYPKSFKDSDGDGVGDLKGIIEKIPYLASLDVDMLWLNPFFSSPQKDNGYDISNYTEIDPLFGTMEDFEVLVSEAKKHQMEIMLDMVLNHTSIEHEWFQKALAGDKKYQDYYILREPKADGSYPTNWVSKFGGPAWAPFGDTGKCYLHLYDVTQADLNWRNPEVRKELYEVVNFWLEKGVTGFRFDVINVIGKEEVLVDAEDNVGKSLYTDRPIAHEFIHELNQKTFGHVKDSMTVGEMSSTTVENGVAYSNPENEELSMVFSFHHLKVDYLNGEKWSLMPFDFMKLKQLLDEWQVGMSEGNGWNALFWNNHDQPRGISRFGDPVNHFEASATLQAQTMHLLRGTPYIYQGEEIGMTDPGFEELEDYVDIETYNAYAELVGKGLSHEEAMEIIKVKSRDNSRTPMQWNNDLHAGFTTGKPWLKVAENFHSINVEQEQATGSILNYYKQLIRLRKEMKIISEGSYRGILMDHPSVYGYVREYQGEQLLVLNHFYAEPVSVEIPEEFLNRKCRYLIGNGEKRELTEMLTLEPYETIAFYFEA